The Spirosoma oryzicola region AACAATCCAAACGTCGCCGGTGCTACGGTGCTGAGTCTGGGTTGCCAGCATTTGCAGGCTGATATGATCAGCGCCGAGATCAAGCGGCAAAATCCCAAGTCCGATAAGCCGGTGTTGTTGTTCGAGCAGCAGGCCGGAACGGAATATGCCTTGATGTCGCAGGCGGTTAAGGAGACATTCCTGGGCTTGGTCGAAATAAACAAGATCGAACGGAAACCCGCTCCGCTGAGTGCGTTGACCGTTGGGTTGAAATGTGGCGGATCGGATGGATTTTCGGGTATTTCGGCAAACCCGGCAATCGGTCATCTGTCGGATGTTATTGTCGCGCTGGGTGGTAAAACGGTACTGGCCGAATTCCCGGAACTGAACGGTGTGGAGCAGGAACTGATCAACCGTACCGACGACGAAGCCAAAGCGCAGAAGTTTATCAACTTGATGGGCGATTATTCGGCCCAGGCACAGGCGGTTGGCTCGGGCTTCGATATGAATCCTTCACCGGGAAACATTAAGGATGGATTGATTACCGATGCCATTAAATCGGCGGGTGCGGCCAAAAAAGGGGGAACAGCTCCCGTTGCCGATGTGCTGGATTATGCCGAGCCGATCACGACGCCCGGTCTGAATTTATTGTGCACGCCCGGCAACGACGTTGAAGCCACGACAGGTATGGCCGGTTCGGGGGCAACCGTCATCCTGTTTACGACCGGTTTAGGGACGCCGACAGGAAATCCGGTCTGTCCGGTTGTCAAGATATCGACCAATACCACGCTCAAAAATCGCATGCCGGATGTCATTGATTTCGATAGCGGTCCTATCGTAGATGGTGAGCAGGGTATCGAGCAAAATGCCGACGCGTTACTGGAATACATCATCCGACTGGCTTCGGGTGAGGAGATAACCCAGGCCGAACGACTCGGACAGGACGATTTTATTCCCTGGAAGCGGGGCGTGTCTTTATAATCAGCGCATCAGTGAACGCGTGAATGGGCGAAGTGCCATTCACGCGTTCATGCTTTTACTTCTTTACGTTTTATGTTTTCACTCAACAATAAAACCGCTCTGGTGACGGGTGGAGCCAGCGGGATTGGACTGGCGATTTCACAGGCATTTGCGGAAGCGGGTGCCACGGTTCATATTCTGGAAATCAACCAGGATCTGGCGAATCAGGTAGCCGATGACATCAAGGCGTCGGGCGGACGGGCCGAAGCGCATGCAATCGATGTGTCGAACCAAACGCAGGTCGTTGACCTAATCGGTCAGATTGCCGCGCAGGGACCAATTCATATTCTGGTCAATAACGCCGGAGTAGCCCACGTCGGTAAAGCGGATACCACGGACGAAGCGGATTTTGAACGCATCTTTCGGATCAACGTTAAAGGTGTTTATAACTGCCTGTACGCGACGATTCCCCATTTTAAAGCCAACGGGGGCGGGGTGATTCTAAATATGGCGTCGGTCGCGGCATCGGTTGGTATTGCGGATCGGTTCGCGTACTCGATGAGTAAAGGGGCTGTATTGACGATGACCTTGTCGGTAGCCAAAGATTATTTGAACGACAATATTCGGTGCAACTGCATTTCGCCCGCTCGCGTCCATACGCCGTTCGTAGACGGGTTCCTAGCGAAAAATTATCCGGGTCAGGAAGCCGAAATGTTCGAGAAACTGTCTAAAACGCAACCCATTGGCCGGATGGCCGAGCCGAAAGAAGTTGGCGCTCTGGCGTTGTACCTCTGCTCCGACGAAGCGGGCTTCATCACCGGCACGGATTACCCGCTGGATGGTGGATTCATCCGGCTAAACAATTAAAGCGAATTAGCAGAAAAACGAGGTGTCGGCAGGGCCACCCGCGTTCAAAATAGATAGTCGGCAGTGGTGTCGGCGGGGCCGCCCGCGCGGTTCTTAAAACCGACACATCACAGCAATAGTTGGTGTCGGTTTTAAGAACCGCGCGGGCGGCCCCGCCGACACCACTGCCCTCCGCGTTTTTCTGCTTATGTCGATTACTTACCAATCGATACCGTCTGCTCGGGTACGTTCCAGCCTTCTACCGACACAAGGGGTGAATTGGCTGTTGGGGTATAGTCGATGACCACTGTTTTCTTCTCGCCGGGAAGCACCGATACATAATTGTCGCTGTAAAAAACGGGTAGCAGTCGCTTCTTCGTCTGCGGATCAAGCAGCGACAAGCGGTTGAAAAAAGCAACCGGACTGCCCACCGGATTCGTTAGCGTTACTTCTAGTTTTCCAATTGAAACCAGTCGTGTGCTGATCTGCACCGGTGCTTTCGCCATCTGTTGCAAACCCGAATACGTACCATTGGCATCGGGAAGCCAGTACAGGTTTTCGCTGATCGGTTTTTTGTCTAAATCAAGTAGTTTGAGCGACAGAAACGCGCCTTTGTCTTTGGCTAGGGAACGTACTGTCCGGCCAATGGGCACGTAAGGGCGAACGAGCGTAGGACCAATCTCAGAAAACACCTGCGTCAACGTGCTGTCTTTTCCGGCCATATCGTACACCTTGATTACCATCATCATGTCGCGGTGGTAGCTGAACGTGTTGTTGGCCACCATGACCATGCTGTCTACCGGATTGAACATGATGTGAAGCGGCTCGCTACCGTTGTGCAGTCCGTAAAGACAGGCATTTTGGTCAAGGTAATAATCGTACATCTGACCGCGCAGGGCTGTCCACGGATTCTGCGTTTTCCAGATGATCGTTCCCGTATACCAGTCCCACATGTGCGCCGAAAAACCTTCCATTAGACCCCGGTATTGATCGTAATTCACGAGTTGCGCTTTTCGACCAAAGTCGCGGGCGTCGGTTGCCTCGCCGTAGGGCGCAATGGCTCCGTCGTAACCGATGTATTTGTGATAGTCCCACACCGAATCGACTTTCGCCCGCTTGCGGTCGGCGGAGTACTGCGGAGCGACTAGATTTTCTTTGGGAAGAAACCGCTCCAGCGACTCATAATCCCCGACACCCACCGAGCCAACTTCCGAGTTGAATGGCCAGGTGCGGTACTCCCAGAACTTCCGAACGGGTTGAATGCCGTAGGGCCCATCGCCGTTGCCGCCCAGGAAGTTGAAGGACATGTCATCGGAATTGGAATAGTCAACGAACCAGCGGGTGCCGTCGAGCCGGGGAAGTATCGAGTCGCGGAGGGGCGTCATAATATCCTGCGGCAGCGTAATTTCGTTGCCTCCGCACCACATCGCCAGCGACGCGTGGTTACGAATCATCTTAATCTGATCGATGGCCGAGGTCAGAAAAAGGGTGTGATCGTCCGGGTATTTTCGACGCGCCCATTGATCGTCTTTCTTCATCGGGTCAACCCATCGTCCGTTGCAGTCACCCGAACCCCAGAAATCCTGCATGACCAGCAAGCCGTATTTGTCGCACGACTGGTAAAATTCGGGACGTTCCGACAAGGCACCACCCCAAATACGAAGCAGGTTAAGGTTCATGTCGCGGTGAAACCGGATTTCGGCGTCGTAGCGTTCGGGTGAGAAGCGAAGCATGGCGTCGGAGATAATCCAGTTACCACCTTTGATAAACACTTTTTGTCCGTTCACCAGAATCTGGCGGCTCCGCGTCGTGCTGTTCCATTCCGTTTGTATTTCCCGGACGCCAACCAGCAACTTTTCTACATCCGATGTTGTACCGCTAGCCGTTTTGAACTGAATCGTCATTGGGTAAAGAGGCTGTTGTCCGTACCCGTGCGGCCACCACAGTTTAGGATTGGTCAGCGTTAAGGCTGGCAAATCAACGGTCACCGAACTGCGTGCGTTGACGCTTACCGACTTGGTTACAGTCCGTCCGTCCAGTGTGTACGTTAGCGTACCCGTTTGTTTGGTCGCTGTCGGGTTTTCCAGTTCGGCCGACACCCGAATGGTTGCCGGTTGCTGCGGCCCGTCGGGATGCCGTTTGCCCGGTACGAGCGTGACAACGTGTGGATTTTTGAGTTGTACCGCGCCTGTTTTTTCAACGATTACTTTATCCCAGATGCCGGTGTTGCGGTCGCGAATCGGCTGAATCCAGTCCCATCCGGCTACGTACTGATGCGCTACGTTGCGGGCAATGGTACCATCTCCGCCCTGTCCGCCGTTCGGATTACCAACCGGATCGGGTGGGTAAACGATAACAGCCAGCCGGTTCTTTCCTCCTTTTTGCAGAAAGGAGGTGATGTTGAACGTCTTTCGCAGAAACATGCCCGTATGAGGCTTATCGGTTAGTTTATGTCCGTTCAGAAATACGTCGCAGCTGTAATTGATACCCCGGAAGTTGAGCCAGACCTGTTCGCCCGCGTTTGCTTTTTCGGTAAATTCCTTGACAAACCAATACGTGTAGTAGTCGCGACCGGTCTGGTAAATGTCCGGGATGTGCTTGTTGTTCATGCCGTAAAACGGGTCGGCAATCTGCTTGTTCGCAAGCATCGTCGTCAACACCGTTCCGGGCACAATCGCCGGTTGCCAGTTCGTTAGTGAATAGGACAGATTCGAAATCGTTGTCCCGGCTTCTTTTACCTGCGCGATGGGGCGGCACTGCCAGCCAGCATTCAATTCGTAGCTGCTTTGGCCGTAAACGACGCAGCGTAAGAGGCACAGGAAGGCAATCAGTCGGTACGACAGTCGGTTCATAGGCGTAGTAGGATGGAATAGAGGATAAGCTAGTAAACGGATTTGGGGCGGTCCGTCGTGGCTACACCCCAGGTTGTGCTTGGTTTGTCGCTCATCTCAATGGTCAGATTACCGCCATTGACCAGCGTCTGGTGGAGCAGGTACGAGCGCGTGTACGGCTTGCCATCGAGCGTAATTCGCTTGATATACCGGTTTGCTTTGCCGTTGTTCACGACGTTGATATGGAACGTTTTACCATTCGCCAGACGCATCGTAACCTCATCGAAAACGGGGCTGCCGAAAACATACGCGCCGTTAGCCGGATTGACCGGATAAAAACCAAGTGCCGAAAAAACGTACCAGGCCGACATCTGACCAACGTCTTCGTTACCGCACAGACCGTCGGGCTTGGGCGCGTACAAGCTATCCAGGATGTAACGCACTTTGTCGGCGGTTTTCCAGGGCTGACCCACGTAAGCGTACAGGTAGGTGATGTGGTGGCTCGGTTCATTGCCGTGTGCGTACTGCCCGATCAGGCCGGTAATGTCGTTCGAAGCTTCGCCACCCATGTCGCCCTGAACCACAAACAGCGAATCAAGCTTTTGGGTAAAAGCTTTTTCGCCACCCAGCAACGTCATAAGCCCTTCCACGTCATGTGGAACTAACCAGGTGTATTGCCAGGCGTTCCCTTCGGCAAAATCGTCTTTCATGTGACGGGCTACCAGGGGGCTAAATGGTGTCCGGCGCTCGTTGTCAGAAATGCGTCCTCGCATAAAACGGGTTACCGGATCGAAGTAAAATTGGTAGGCTTTGGCCCGTTTGCTGAAATACGCGTAGTCGTCGGTTTTGCCGAGCTTTTTGGCGACTTGGGCAATGGCCCAATCATCGATGGCGTATTCCAGCCCCTGCGCCACACTTTCTACCAGGCTATCGCCCGGAATGTAGCCCTGTGCTTTCACGAACTTCAGACCGCGTTCGTCGCGCATGGCCGACGCTTTCATGGCCTCGAAGGCAAGGTTTGCGTCAAAGCCCGTGAAACCTTTCAGATACGCATCGGCAACGATTGGAATGGCGCTGTTGCCCGGCATCGTATTCGTTTCGTTACCAACCAGATGCCAGATCGGGAGTTTGCCCTGCTGCTGATAGATCGCCAGCATTGAGCCGACCATGTCGTTGACCCGTTTGGGTTGCAGTAGCGTAAACAGCGGATTAGCCGCCCGATAAGTGTCCCACAGCGAAAACGTCGTCAGGTTCGTGAAGGGCGCATTCTGGTGGAGCTTTTTGTCCGCGCCCACGTAATCGCCGTTGTGATCGTTGAAAATCGACGGAGCGATCATCGTGTGGTACAAGGCTGTGTAGAAGGTTTTCAGCCGGTCTTTGTCGGCGGTCTTAACGACTACTTTGCCCAATTCTTTGTTCCAGGCTGCGTCGGCGTCAGCGGCTACCTGATCGAAATTCCAGTGCGGCACTTCGGCCCGGATGTTAGCCAGTGCATTGTCGGGACTGACGGGCGAGATGCCTACTTTGATGGCTACTTTTTCACCAGCCTGCGTCGCAAAGCTGACAACACCTTTGGCGTGCTTGGCCGTAACGGTATTTCCTTCAACGGGCTTCTGATCGTCGTACAGGGCTACTTTCTGAATCGGTTTCGCAAAAACAATGGCGAAGTAAAGCCGTTGATCGCGTGCCCAACCCCGCGAATAGCGGTAGCCGACGAGCGTGGTGTCGTTCTTCTTTTCGAGGTGCGTTTCGGTCGGAATGTCGCCGATGCCTTCCTGCAAATCAATCACGATATGCGCGTCAGACGATTTTGGAAAGGTGTAGCGGTGAACACCAACGCGTTCCGTTGCTGTCAACTCCGCCTTGATGGAATAGCGTTTGAGGTTTACCGAATAATAACCGGGCCGTGCTGTTTCGTCGGCGTGGGCAAAGCGGGAAGCGTAACCACTCTGGCTGTCTTTCGACGTGCCTTTTGTAACCTTAACCGGACCCGTGGTGGGCATGATCAGTATGTCGCCGAGGTCGCCGATGCCCGTACCACTGAGGTGTGTGTGCGCAAAGCCAATGAGCAACGAATCCGAATAGTGATAGCCCGA contains the following coding sequences:
- a CDS encoding UxaA family hydrolase, which encodes MSARVLKVHPADNVIVALRNLSAGERIEFENDVYELPYTVEAKHKFVTEDRQPGDPIIMYGVLVGKATQPIRRGESITTFNLKHDADRYGLDKKQPYSWHAPDVTAWENRTFMGYHRADGSVGTRNYWLVVPLVFCENRNVLILKDAFERELGYAQPEAYRDQVHELLSLYRAGDMSVIKKMQPFVDESQNKTLHHTNQQTDRPFKNVDGIKFLTHEMGCGGTRQDSAYLGSLLAGFINNPNVAGATVLSLGCQHLQADMISAEIKRQNPKSDKPVLLFEQQAGTEYALMSQAVKETFLGLVEINKIERKPAPLSALTVGLKCGGSDGFSGISANPAIGHLSDVIVALGGKTVLAEFPELNGVEQELINRTDDEAKAQKFINLMGDYSAQAQAVGSGFDMNPSPGNIKDGLITDAIKSAGAAKKGGTAPVADVLDYAEPITTPGLNLLCTPGNDVEATTGMAGSGATVILFTTGLGTPTGNPVCPVVKISTNTTLKNRMPDVIDFDSGPIVDGEQGIEQNADALLEYIIRLASGEEITQAERLGQDDFIPWKRGVSL
- a CDS encoding SDR family NAD(P)-dependent oxidoreductase yields the protein MFSLNNKTALVTGGASGIGLAISQAFAEAGATVHILEINQDLANQVADDIKASGGRAEAHAIDVSNQTQVVDLIGQIAAQGPIHILVNNAGVAHVGKADTTDEADFERIFRINVKGVYNCLYATIPHFKANGGGVILNMASVAASVGIADRFAYSMSKGAVLTMTLSVAKDYLNDNIRCNCISPARVHTPFVDGFLAKNYPGQEAEMFEKLSKTQPIGRMAEPKEVGALALYLCSDEAGFITGTDYPLDGGFIRLNN
- a CDS encoding glycoside hydrolase family 2 protein; translation: MNRLSYRLIAFLCLLRCVVYGQSSYELNAGWQCRPIAQVKEAGTTISNLSYSLTNWQPAIVPGTVLTTMLANKQIADPFYGMNNKHIPDIYQTGRDYYTYWFVKEFTEKANAGEQVWLNFRGINYSCDVFLNGHKLTDKPHTGMFLRKTFNITSFLQKGGKNRLAVIVYPPDPVGNPNGGQGGDGTIARNVAHQYVAGWDWIQPIRDRNTGIWDKVIVEKTGAVQLKNPHVVTLVPGKRHPDGPQQPATIRVSAELENPTATKQTGTLTYTLDGRTVTKSVSVNARSSVTVDLPALTLTNPKLWWPHGYGQQPLYPMTIQFKTASGTTSDVEKLLVGVREIQTEWNSTTRSRQILVNGQKVFIKGGNWIISDAMLRFSPERYDAEIRFHRDMNLNLLRIWGGALSERPEFYQSCDKYGLLVMQDFWGSGDCNGRWVDPMKKDDQWARRKYPDDHTLFLTSAIDQIKMIRNHASLAMWCGGNEITLPQDIMTPLRDSILPRLDGTRWFVDYSNSDDMSFNFLGGNGDGPYGIQPVRKFWEYRTWPFNSEVGSVGVGDYESLERFLPKENLVAPQYSADRKRAKVDSVWDYHKYIGYDGAIAPYGEATDARDFGRKAQLVNYDQYRGLMEGFSAHMWDWYTGTIIWKTQNPWTALRGQMYDYYLDQNACLYGLHNGSEPLHIMFNPVDSMVMVANNTFSYHRDMMMVIKVYDMAGKDSTLTQVFSEIGPTLVRPYVPIGRTVRSLAKDKGAFLSLKLLDLDKKPISENLYWLPDANGTYSGLQQMAKAPVQISTRLVSIGKLEVTLTNPVGSPVAFFNRLSLLDPQTKKRLLPVFYSDNYVSVLPGEKKTVVIDYTPTANSPLVSVEGWNVPEQTVSIGK
- a CDS encoding GH92 family glycosyl hydrolase; amino-acid sequence: MKRTFFYPLVTLLLLTGSGLVSAQSRKSAPSSTKLTQYVDPFIGTSFHGHVFMGANVPFGAVQLGPSQMSKGWDWCSGYHYSDSLLIGFAHTHLSGTGIGDLGDILIMPTTGPVKVTKGTSKDSQSGYASRFAHADETARPGYYSVNLKRYSIKAELTATERVGVHRYTFPKSSDAHIVIDLQEGIGDIPTETHLEKKNDTTLVGYRYSRGWARDQRLYFAIVFAKPIQKVALYDDQKPVEGNTVTAKHAKGVVSFATQAGEKVAIKVGISPVSPDNALANIRAEVPHWNFDQVAADADAAWNKELGKVVVKTADKDRLKTFYTALYHTMIAPSIFNDHNGDYVGADKKLHQNAPFTNLTTFSLWDTYRAANPLFTLLQPKRVNDMVGSMLAIYQQQGKLPIWHLVGNETNTMPGNSAIPIVADAYLKGFTGFDANLAFEAMKASAMRDERGLKFVKAQGYIPGDSLVESVAQGLEYAIDDWAIAQVAKKLGKTDDYAYFSKRAKAYQFYFDPVTRFMRGRISDNERRTPFSPLVARHMKDDFAEGNAWQYTWLVPHDVEGLMTLLGGEKAFTQKLDSLFVVQGDMGGEASNDITGLIGQYAHGNEPSHHITYLYAYVGQPWKTADKVRYILDSLYAPKPDGLCGNEDVGQMSAWYVFSALGFYPVNPANGAYVFGSPVFDEVTMRLANGKTFHINVVNNGKANRYIKRITLDGKPYTRSYLLHQTLVNGGNLTIEMSDKPSTTWGVATTDRPKSVY